The window TTCTGGTCCGGCACGAACGGCTCCCGGTGCTCCTCGTACAGCGGCGCCCTCAAGTGGTCCTTCGCCGCGGACGGCCGCCTCGTGGTGACCTTCGGCGGCAACCAGGTCACGCCGTAACCGATCCCACCGCCGACCGAGTGTCGGAGGCGGCAACGCCCCGGCCGGCCCGTCCGATGCATCCGGACGGGCCGGCCGGCCCGCGACCTGCACTGGACTTGTGCGTACGCAGGCGCCCTCGTCACGCTTCGAGGGCGCCTGTGTACGGCAGCCGCACCATGTAGATGTCGACCGGATCCTGGGCCTTTACGGTGAACCCGTGGCGCTCGTACAGCCGCCGGGCGGCGCTGCCCTGCAGGACGTTCAGGCGAACCAGCACGCCGTCGGCGTCGGCGTCGGCCAGCACCGTTCGCAGCACCGCCGATCCGAGCCCCCGGCCCTGCACACCCGGCGCGAGGTAGAAGTGTTCCAGCCACCGCCCGTCCTCGGCCGGCCGCATGGCGACGCAGCCCGCGAAGGCGCCACCGACCAGAACGACCGACGTGTGCCGGGAGGAGAAGGAGTCCCGCAGCCGCTGCCTGACCCGGTACTCGTCGAAACGGCCCAGCCGCTCCAGATCAGGGCGCATGACCGTCGCCCGCAACTCCACGATCGCCTCCACGTCCGCCGACTCGGCGGGACGCGTGGCCCATTGCAGGAGCCGGTCCGGCGCGGGGCCGGGCATCACCCGGCCCGCCTGTGTCTCGTCCACCTCTGTGCTCGCGTCCATGGCCGGATTGTGTCAGTGGGCCGCGGCGACGACATGCGTCGCAGGAACGGTCACTGTGCCCCGCTCAGGGCGTGAGGCTCGCCTGCACCGCGGGTCCGTACCGTGCGACGACGAGGTCGAGCGGTGTCGCACGCAGTTCTTCGCCGCGCGCGATGCCGAACATCACTCCGAGGCCGAGCAGCATGCTCACGGCGAGCTCGGCACGCAGGGCGGCGTCGGGGCCGTCGAGGCGCCGGACGAGCCGGTCGACCACCTGGGTACGGAAGTTGGCGCGGAGCGTGTCTCCCTGGCTGCCGTGGAGAGGGGCGAACACGATGCGTAGCAGAGGGTCGGCGCCCTGCTCTGTCTGGCTGACGAGTACGTGGCGGACCATGTGGCTCCCGAGGTCCGCCAGTGGTGCGTCCAGCAGGGCGGCCGCGTCCTGCGCGAAGGACATCACGTGCGCGAAGAGGGTCTCCTTGTTGCCGAAGTACTTCATGATCAGGGGTGGGCTGACACCGGCGCGTTCGGCCACGGCCTTGAGCGTGATGTCCCCGTGGGCATGACGTGCGAGGAGGTAGCGGGCCGCACGCAGGATCGCCGCCTTGGTGGCCTCGGCGTCCCTGCGCCCCGGGCCGCCGTCCGTCGCCTTTTCGAGCGCGGCCGCGGACTCCTGGGCCACTCCCGTCCGGTCCGGCACGGTGTCGACGGACTTCGTTGACCTCATGACTGTCCTGCTCCCTCCAGCAACTTGTCCGCGGCCCGTCCACGGCGCCGCCGCGACGGCCGGCCGGGCTTGTGCGGCTCACTCCTGCCCGGTATCGCCAGGGCCATCGCGCACCCGGCCAGCGCGACCGCCCCGGCCATGGCGAAGGCCAGCTGATAACCGCGCAGACTGGGCAGGGACACTCCGCCGACCGGACCGGTGTGGTGCACCAGTATGGCGGCCACGGCGGCACTGCACACGGCCTGGCCGATGGTCCGCATCAGTACGTTGACGCCGCTGGCGGAGCCGGTCTGTTCGGCCGGTACCGCTCCCAGGATCAGGGTCGGCAGAGCGGAGTACGCCAGAGCCGTGCCGGCCGACACGATGGCTCCGCCCGGAATGATCACCCACAGGTGACGGCTGTCCACGATCCGCGTCCCGTACCCGAAGACGATCACAACGGCCCCCAGCGCGAGCGTCACGCGTGGGCCGCGTGCCGTCGGGATGCGGGCGGATACCGGCGACAGGAACAGCATGATCACGCCGCTGGGCAGCAGGCACAGTCCCGCTCCGACGATCGACAGGCCGAGGCCGTAGCCCGTGTTCGTCGGTGCCGGCACCAGTTGGGCCGTGACCAGGGAGTTGGCGTAGAAGGCGAACCCGACGAGCAGCGCGGTCAGGTGGGGCAGCGCCACCTGGGGCAGAGCGGCCAGCCTGGGGTCGACCAACGGCCGTGCGGCTCGGATCCTGCATGGGCACTTCCCTGAGCATGAGGCCCGGCATGGTGAATAGCAGTTCACCACGGTAGATGAATAGCTATTCACCAGCCACCGTCCGCTACGGATGAATTTCCATTCACCCGGACTCCCGACGGTCGGCGCGAACCCTCACGAAGACACGACACCTCTCCGGGCCCTCCGGACCACCGGCCGGCACGTCGGCGTCGCCCCCTGTTCCGCGCCGAGCTCACAGGGAGGACACCGGCTGCGCTACGAGGCGCTCGGGGCGGGGCTCGCCGTGCGCATGGCATTCAGGTCCTGGATGGTCCCTCCGACCTTCGCCCGCAGCGGCTCCAGCATCTTGGGCTTCGCACTGATGGCCCACTGCGGGCCGACGAGGTACTTGCCTCCATAGATGGCGGCACTGTCGAGCCAGGTCAGCTTGTACTTCTCCGCGGGGAAGGTCGTGATGAGGTAGTCGCCCGCGGCAGTGCGGCAGACGCCCTCGCGCAGTTCCTCCGCGTCGGTTCGGATCTTGACCTTGCATCCGGTCAGGGCGGCGATCACCTCGACCTTCGCCGGAGCCACGACGCCGGCCGAGGGTGCGGTCCTCGCGGATGTCTTCGTCTGTTTGCTCTCGGCGGAGCCGTCCCCGTCCCCGCTGCAGGCAGTGGCCAGAGGAAGTAGCGCCAGGGTGCCGACGAGGGCGGCGCCGCGCACCGAGCGGGCGACGAGAGTGCGGCCGGTACGTCCTCGTGGTGGCTGCTGTGGCACGTGCCTCTCCGTATCCTGGCTGGTCCTGAGCGAGCGGGCATGACATCGACAGGGGGTACGGACAAGGGGGGCGGG of the Streptomyces aurantiacus genome contains:
- a CDS encoding GNAT family N-acetyltransferase, with the protein product MPGPAPDRLLQWATRPAESADVEAIVELRATVMRPDLERLGRFDEYRVRQRLRDSFSSRHTSVVLVGGAFAGCVAMRPAEDGRWLEHFYLAPGVQGRGLGSAVLRTVLADADADGVLVRLNVLQGSAARRLYERHGFTVKAQDPVDIYMVRLPYTGALEA
- a CDS encoding TetR/AcrR family transcriptional regulator produces the protein MRSTKSVDTVPDRTGVAQESAAALEKATDGGPGRRDAEATKAAILRAARYLLARHAHGDITLKAVAERAGVSPPLIMKYFGNKETLFAHVMSFAQDAAALLDAPLADLGSHMVRHVLVSQTEQGADPLLRIVFAPLHGSQGDTLRANFRTQVVDRLVRRLDGPDAALRAELAVSMLLGLGVMFGIARGEELRATPLDLVVARYGPAVQASLTP